ACCTTTTGCTCAAAGTGCGTCCAAACTGGACGCATCTGCTGTGACGAAGCAttcaaaacacacataaaatagttgcatataaaaataaaacaaagaggaaaaaagaaaaaaatagtacaTTGAAATCAGATACAGAACAATGCAGTCTgcttaaaatcacatttcactACAAAATGAGGTGAGCAACTTTGAAAATCACCATCAACATCTCATTGAATCACTAATGGTTTCCGTAACTACCCGCACTAGCTACTGGTTTCCATTATGCATTACAGCTGTGTTTAGGGAGCTGTCTACAGGCTCCCCCTCTTTGCTTTCAAAGCGTGCAGCATGCATGTAGGCGTTTGAGTTGAACGTGTTGGGGCTGTAATCAAAGGGGCCACCCCCTTGTGGTACAGCCCACCTAGCATTATGGGGCTGGTTTGAGACACTGGCCTGGGACGCATTAGTGGACCAAGGTGGATAACCAGCGGATCCAGGTGTGCTGCCCACAGCAGCAAGATAGTAGGCCAGATTTGGTGGGGTCTTCTTGAAAGCTGCCTCCATCGCGTGCTGGTTGTAATGCTCCCTGAACTGGGGCCGACCATCTCCTTGATactgcaaaagaaacaaaaatgtgacaaattagTTATTTGACTTTACAACCGGCATGTACCGGTTGGGTGGTATAGTGTTGCATCTCGCCTTTGAGGCCGTAACCATAACTGTGGTTAGGCCTCCATTATGGATGCGTTTTTCTGTGTCCGGATCGCTATTCCTCTGTTATCTCTTAACAGAAAACTCGTACTGGACACCTAACAGAAATAGAGTTCCTAGTACACTCTTTTTGTAAACCATTAAAGTCACTTACAGGTGGGATGTGTGAGGCCATGTTGGACAAGACCGGTCTGTGAGTGGAAGTGTCCTTGTGGATGGCATAGCGCTCTGACACCCAGCTGGTATCCTTCTGATGCCTCCTGAGCTTCATCCTCCGGTTCTGAAACCAGGTCTTCACCTGCAAACCGGGATCACAACCATTTCAAAGTGTGCAAAACGACACCATCCTGTGCCCATCATTCACTGATCATGTCTCACCTGTTTATAGGTCAGTCCAGTCATGTCTGCCAGGTTCTTCATCTCAGCTGGAGTGAGGTAACGCTGAACACTGAAGCGATGGACGAGAGCATTCATCTGACTCTCTGTAAAGGCTGCCCGGCTCTTCACTTTAGGATTAGCTGCAGTAAGGGTGCTGGGCTTCTGTGGGTCAGGAAGGGGGGCAGGGGATTGAGTTGTTCCCGTCCCGTCCGAGTGTGGCCAAGTTTTGGGAGTCCTCCATGAAAGAGCTGGAAACATCCTCATTGCCATCCAGGTTTGTGATGACGGGCTCCTCATCAACCTCCTTCTCAACCCAGGTAGTGGGGTCCACCTGAGGAAGACTTCCTTCACGGCTGCTGACAGAGCTCCAAGAATCTAAATGAGAAGGAATAAAgttattagtaaaataaatgttaatacaCCTCTTAGTTCATAGTTTAGTGCACCAAGAACTAACTTGATGCTGTCCATGTGACTCGCCAAATAAAcatctagagcaggggtctcaaactccagtcctcgagggccccagttctgcagtttttagatgtgccacaaggaacaaaacactggaacgaattgacttaatgacctcctccttgtgtagatcagttctccagagccttaatgacctaattattctattcaggtgttgtgcagcagaggcacatctaaaagttgcaggactgcggccctcaaggactggagtttgagacccctgatctagatgGTAATCCTTATAACAATTTTAGACTCGCTCAGACTGATTGGCAAGgttgaataataaaatgaattttgaaaaatacaaacattacaCGTcgtttcctttttaaaaaaaacaaaaaaaaaaacaacttaaattatTAAGTCATTCAACTATACATAGAAAATTGCAgacaattactttttttttatctaaaattgtcaatcatttatttattgaattgtttAGTTCTGGCACTAAACAGACTCGGTCGCTAGGCGGCGCTACTTTGTGTTCCACACGCTTGGTGGCGCCATATTTGGAGACCTCAAAACCAAGATGGAAACAAACTTCGCCTCCTCTTTAAAGCTCGAGAGAGAAATTCACACGTTTGTTGCAGGAAACGTGAGTATTTGAACTGAATGCTGACTTAAAGGCGGACTACGTAGaagtaaaaaacatgtttaaaatttgCTGTACGTTTAAAAGGTACAACTTACCAGGTGAAGTGTGCGCTTCAGAGTCGCTGACCGAGTCGCTCCTGGCTCGCTTCGCCTCACTCCCCTCCGTCTCCATAGGCCTCAGCTAGGTGGTCCGCCTGGGTGCCACCGAGGTACACGAGTCCGGCACCCTGATAACTTTCCGTCACGGTCTCGGGGCTGCGCGGCGGGGACTCTTTCCCGTTCATGGTGGCAATCGGAGCGACGGCGGCGCAAAGGTTCTGCGGCGCCTCGCCGTTGTAGTCCGGGACTCCGCTGTCGTCCCAGGCAGGCAGGTTTCCATGATTCTGCTCGGGTACCGTCTGGTACACGAGACTGTAGGCGTAGGTATGATAAGACGGGTTGTAGTTGTAAGTTACCTGCGTCTTCCACTCTGCCATTTTTCTCTGGGAAAATCGCGGGTCGCGACTTAAAACGTTGCGGGTAAAAGAAGGACGCCGCCAAccatcagaaaaacatctgagcCAAACGGAGTCGTGCGTACGGAAGCGCAGCTGTTCAGTCTGTTTATaaggtgtgtgggtgtggaCACGGGTGTAGGCGGGGTGCCCTTCTTTCAACCAATCACATTTGTTTATCCGTCGGTCTCATGCAGGGttagtgatttttatttgttactgagtttatttgtttttaaattctctCTGCATCTTCTCCTTGGACGCCCAAACAGTTAAAAATATTAGTAATATTTTCCCAACAGCCTCGCCTTTTTTAAGCACAAATATTCTaaagaaatgtacttttatcATATCGATTTGTTTATGCACGTGTATTTGAACTGATTTTAGtcttatttttgtgtgaaaatattatttgaaatacaaatacaaCGCCAAAAGCCAAACACAGTTCTGTGTGGCATTTAGTTGCAACAGTTGCAGTCTTCAAAGCTATTGTGTTGTGTGTGAGCCCTTATACTTTTTgtccagagcagctgattctGTGTTAACACAGGacaaatttctaaaattaatgGTATTAATCCGTCTGCCAAATTGACTAGCTAAAACGTTAGTGTTGTGAAATAGCTGCTCTTTGGACTACATAcgttttagcatttttttttttttgcaccaagTGATACATgagagacaaacaaacaaattactGACATTGTGAATCTTTTTAATATCTTTGGTCCatacttctttattttcttagtaGTTTTAGACTCGAATGAGAAAACTAAATCCATTATTCCGAGACTCGATGGATGCTGTTTGAGTCAGCGTTCTCTTTGTGACTGAGAAAACTGAAATTCACAATGCCTTCCTGTGGTGTTCATAGCCCAttaccttttcacattttcttgcACACACTTTAATGTGGTTTGTCAACTTTTTTATATGATGGGCCCGCACAGAAGAAAatagtgtgtttttgtttctttatttcttacAAATGAGATTCTGAAAGGTATATTATGCCTTTTTATTCAGCCCAGTAACTCTGATTCTGATTCGACGAGCTAAGCAGAAGACTTGAGAACCTGGGCCGTGGTGCATCTTTTTAGCAAGACATGGACCctaaacatacatttaaattgctgctttgtgttggtttatcacctaaatcccaatgaaatataCTCTTAGCTAGAAAgggacaaaatataaaaaaggatgtgaatacttttggaaggcaAGCGAATTGCCTGCAGATTTTATCCTGAGGCATAAATCCGAGATGGACGCCTAAGATGGATGAAGGGAGGCAGCCACTAAACTGCAGCTACAGTCCTGGACTTGATTATGCTACTTCCTACCTCTTCGTCTCCAAGTCTATTCACAAAGATGATTCAGATTGGGTTGTACATTGCCTTCTAAAGGTTGTTTTTCGTCTGCCTCAGTGTCAGTTGACATGGTAATGATTCAGTTAGTGGTGAAATGAGTGAGAAGAGTGAACCTAATGGGGGACATTAGCATTCCTAACTGATCTCTGGCAGGGTAGGCCTTGTTCCTCTGATGTTGTAGGAGCCAACATCATTGGGAGGGTCACGGGAGGGTCAGCTGACagtggtggggggggggtgagCGGACAGGTGTGGGCAACAACATCATTGGTATGTATGAGTGGATTACAGCCTGGCTGCTGATGGCTGGACAAACAGGTTTTGAAGTGTGGAGGAGGAGTTCTAGGAATTGTTGCACTGAAATTGGTAGATTTTTACAGATGCACAATTGCATTGTTTTGTTGggagttcattcattttgtctctgtgctccaccaggtCCGATTACCAGTTACCAGGGCCCCGACCAGAACCCCTAAGTgtaaattaccttgagaaataatgagatttaatGCCGAagaatgatcaaatgttacaagccGTACATgtcatacaaatggaacagaTGCAGAGTTACATTCATCCGTCCAGCGCTGGGGCCACAGTTAGCAAACCTTAGGGGTGACACCAAGTGAGGCAAAGATTGTAGCGTGACTTTAGCTCTTTATTCTTTTCTGCAATCTGTACCCTCCCTAAAGGATAATCTAATCAGTTTCAGACTGTTTTTGTATGACTGCCTTTCAGACACACATAAACATGGTTAAGCTGCAGCTTGTGGAAGTAAAAAGCAGTTAAAAGAGGCTAAAAGagataaaagagagaaaagacagaACCTACAACAGTTTTATCTACAGAGCATGCctacatttttttgtctcttcttaAAATGATTATGTCGTTTAAGCATCTAGAAAAGTCTGAATTGTTGCATATTGTTTAACTTAGTATTGGATTTTATGCCTTTTAACccaagaagaagagagaagctcagttttgggctttgaaataattatatgATCTGGAGTGAGATGATTGTTGTATCAGAAATACattaatttgcaaataaaaatataataaaaattttataatATAACAGAAACCCTCGTCAATGCATACTAATCATAccatttgacatttatttttgctgtcgGAGGTGGATAGTAACTGTTTACATGTGCCTGAgtcacttacaaaaaaaaagcgtACTTCTTGGAGTTGTTTTAGtgcgctgtactttttactttcactttagGTAAGATTACTGTGATTATTACTTGAGAACAATTTCTAGTCACTTTTACCAGCTGCCGCTTCTATTAGACCAAAGCAGaatagtttgacatttttatttgtgtatttattgcACGTCATATAGTAACCGCAGCATTCACCAACATGCTCACATGTTTTCCTAATATCGAGCAGCCGTAGTCTGTGCCAGGAAACCAAGCACAAGCTGTAGTTATTCTAATAGAACAGGGTCATACATCCAACCACAATTGTACCACAAGCTGTTTAATGTTGTACAGAAAGTAGGTGATTTATCTTCAAATGACTAAAAGAAATGTAGCCACATTTTAGTCCCAACTCATGTATATGTTTGTGCCTGCATTTGTAATTTTGACCCCATTTGGATTAAAGAAAGCCAGAGCTGCACAATGCAATTGTGAAATACTGGGATGATGGTACATGCACTTCCATTCGCCTATGATTTAACCacgttcctcttttttttttttctgattggaTGGACTTCAAAGGAGAGTGAAACTCCATCCAACCAGTCaaatatattattgttattcatGATGGAATGCGATGCAGTAGAAATATAAAACCCTCCCAAAAGCCACATCCAAGCAGTTCTTTGCATTTTCACTGTTGAAGACCTTAACATTAGGATGAATTGA
This portion of the Xiphophorus hellerii strain 12219 chromosome 21, Xiphophorus_hellerii-4.1, whole genome shotgun sequence genome encodes:
- the LOC116711552 gene encoding LOW QUALITY PROTEIN: NK1 transcription factor-related protein 1 (The sequence of the model RefSeq protein was modified relative to this genomic sequence to represent the inferred CDS: inserted 2 bases in 1 codon; deleted 1 base in 1 codon) translates to MAEWKTQVTYNYNPSYHTYAYSLVYQTVPEQNHGNLPAWDDSGVPDYNGEAPQNLCAAVAPIATMNGKESPPRSPETVTESYQGAGLVYLGGTQADHLAEAYGDGGSEAKRARSDSVSDSEAHTSPDSWSSVSSREGSLPQVDPTTWVEKEVDEEPVITNLDGNEDVSSSFMEDSQNLATLGXGTGTTQSPAPLPDPQKPSTLTAANPKVKSRAAFTESQMNALVHRFSVQRYLTPAEMKNLADMTGLTYKQVKTWFQNRRMKLRRHQKDTSWVSERYAIHKDTSTHRPVLSNMASHIPPYQGDGRPQFREHYNQHAMEAAFKKTPPNLAYYLAAVGSTPGSAGYPPWSTNASQASVSNQPHNARWAVPQGGGPFDYSPNTFNSNAYMHAARFESKEGEPVDSSLNTAVMHNGNQ